One stretch of Plodia interpunctella isolate USDA-ARS_2022_Savannah chromosome 10, ilPloInte3.2, whole genome shotgun sequence DNA includes these proteins:
- the LOC128673010 gene encoding multiple C2 and transmembrane domain-containing protein-like — protein MERENNFNVTKMKHFAKLHEKIQNKYNEMQRKLEKSKSVESLTTDDYNSFKDNMKCSSTNDLTDDVFIDNHNKNYPLMHTVIVEDINKIEISITDVHSKAASVSESAETSLNADSSVNGKSQGVQDPETDNANKNVENVDMVDEFLNEWIFNNDMLNEIDEDNRAPSVSASPRPSLRSKIGSRMSAVRERRRESKEKRLLEKKSSLQISKSDKLLLSSASKSDVRLKERRTKFATVTIALIEVSGLNVDPADERLNLQCRFRLGVEKHKSKLIKNVVTPIVKWQELFNMNMYDDNLLEISLMAMDKRDGTIGKTTVDLSILEQEKTHVMRLPLEGSMDNAEVFYLLTISGTPYDGLLVDLDNYQEYQMRLQSEDEEFSWFQLEDFGKVGRLSVIVYGAKGLALPDCYCSLKLVNQRRQTHTEYRTNDPNWMKTFTFDVTDITSKLEVFVRDERKDEEVGRIVVPLLRIRNDAKVWYILKDETLRERARGQNPAIQLEMRISWNIIKASLRIIRPKEIDYLETSEKFDRKLFFKNIARAKGVSIWILDFINSLRSCFEWESRYWNTFWLIFWLLFNWYFRPWMVPLLLIIPFIWYRPPKYFLVNWKSYIMRRMRNREQSIDLDKIYRKTLWQKINNLQDLIYTAQIFLGKFASFGESVKNLFNFSDPYVSLLAIFFLLSISTIICLIPVKYLFMGWGIKKYVRKMIWPNRVPHSEVMDLISRVPNDEDLIDYELLPTESAMKSQFLGKDKDEEEVFQDLIVCEEDTENMQNIEGI, from the exons ATGGAAagggaaaataattttaatgtgacgaaaatgaaacattttgcAAAACTCCACGAgaaaatccaaaacaaatacaatgaAATGCAAAGGAAACTCGAGAAATCTAAATCAGTAGAGTCATTGACGACAGACGATTACAATTCGTTTAAAGACAATATGAAGTGTTCAAGTACTAACGATTTAACTGACGATGTCTTCATtgataatcataataaaaattatccttTAATGCACACAGTAATAGTGgaagatattaataaaattgaaataagtattacCGATGTTCACTCGAAAGCAGCGAGCGTTTCAGAGTCGGCGGAGACTAGTCTCAATGCGGATAGTTCTGTCAATGGAAAAAGTCAGGGCGTCCAGGATCCCGAAACTgataatgcaaataaaaatgttgaaaatgtcGACATGGTCGATGAATTCTTGAACGAGTGGATATTTAACAATGACAT GTTAAATGAAATCGATGAGGACAATAGGGCTCCGTCAGTCTCGGCGAGTCCAAGGCCTTCTCTAAGATCTAAAATCGGCTCCCGCATGTCAGCTGTGCGGGAGAGACGGCGCGAGTCTAAGGAGAAGAGATTGTTGGAAAAAAAGTCGTCGCTCCAAATCTCCAAATCAGATAAG ttaCTTTTGAGTTCTGCTTCAAAATCCGATGTTAGACTAAAAGAAAGGAGAACAAAATTCGCAACAGTCACAATTGCGCTAATCGAAGTATCCGGATTGAACGTCGACCCGGCAGATGAAAGGCTAAACTTGCAATGTCGTTtcag gTTGGGTGTAGAAAAACACAAATCAAAGCTTATCAAAAATGTAGTTACCCCTATTGTgaagtggcaagaactttttAACATGAATATGTATGACGACAACCTACTTGAAATATCGCTTATGGCTATGGATAAAAGAGACGGAACTATTGGCAA AACCACAGTCGATCTATCTATATTAGAACAGGAAAAAACTCATGTCATGAGATTGCCTCTAGAAGGTTCCATGGACAACGCCGAAGTATTTTATCTACTCACCATCAGTGGAACTCCATACGACGGCCTGCTTGTAGACCTTGATAATTATCAAGAATATCAAATGAGATTGCAATCAGAAGACGAAGAATTC aGTTGGTTCCAACTAGAAGACTTCGGTAAAGTTGGTCGTTTGTCCGTCATCGTCTACGGCGCCAAAGGCTTAGCGTTACCTGACTGTTACTGTAGTTTAAAGTTGGTCAACCAAAGAAGGCAAACGCACACCGAATACAGAACAAATGATCCAAACTGGATGAAAACTTTTACATT tgATGTAACGGATATAACTTCAAAATTGGAAGTATTTGTTCGAGATGAAAGGAAAGATGAAGAAGTTGGTCGAATAGTAGTTCCGTTACTTCGCATAAGAAATGATGCCAAAGTTTGGTACATACTCAAGGACGAAACATTGCGAGAAAGGGCCAGAGGACAAAATCCTGCAATACAACTAGAAATGAGAATCTCTTGGAACATA ATTAAAGCTTCTTTGAGAATTATAAGACCAAAAGAAATCGATTATCTCGAAACAAGTGAAAAATTTGACAGGAAActcttttttaaaaacattgctAGAGCAAAAGGTGTGTCGATTTGGATACTGGACTTTATAAATTCACTTAG gtCCTGCTTCGAATGGGAATCCAGATATTGGAACACTTTTTGGCTTATATTTTGGCTATTGTTTAATTGGTACTTTAGACCTTGGATGGTGCCACTGCTTTTAATAATACCGTTCATATGGTACAGACCACCTAAATACTTTCTTGTTaatt GGAAATCTTACATAATGCGTAGGATGCGTAATAGAGAACAATCAATAGATTTAGAcaag atatatagaaaaacgctttggcaaaaaataaataacttgcaAGACTTGATCTACACcgcacaaatatttttgggcAAATTCGCATCTTTTGGGGAAAGTGttaaaaa CTTATTCAACTTCTCTGATCCATATGTAAGCTTATtggccatattttttttactctcaATATCTACAATTATATGCTTAATTCCTgtcaaatacttatttatggGATGGG gtataaaaaagtatgtgaGGAAAATGATTTGGCCAAATAGAGTGCCACACAGCGAAGTAATGGATTTGATCTCACGAGTACCCAACGATGAGGACTTG aTCGATTATGAATTGCTTCCAACGGAATCGGCAATGAAATCACAGTTCCTAGGAAAAGacaaa GACGAAGAAGAGGTGTTTCAAGATTTAATAGTTTGTGAAGAAGATACAGAAAATATGCAAAACATAGAAGGCATTTAG